The sequence CGGCATGGAAAATCTCATCGCCGTGGGTTTCGACCGGGCGCTGATCGACGACGCGGCGGGCTTTGCCACCAAGTGGACCGCTGCGATGGCTGGCAACTAACGGCCACGGGCAGGGCTGTCGAGCGGACCGATACCGGTCGGCGGCCTGTCCCCTTTTCTTAACAATACGAAGCCTGACGCCCGTCTCTCGCGCATGCGGACGGCCTTCGAGGACTATTGCCATGACCGAACTCGCAGCAGGGTCGCCAGCGCACGCCGGGCGTGACCGATCGACCGCAATCTTCTGGACCGTGAGTATCCTGACCACGATCCTCGTGATCGGGCCGATTGCGCCCATCATCCTCCAGGCCTTCCTGGACCAGCCGCTCTACAAGCCCGATGCCGCGTTGACCGCCGGCAATTTCGTTCGCCTCTTCACCGAGGCCGGCATGGGCAAGATCGTGCTCAACACGCTCTTCTTCGCCGTCGTGACGATGGTGGTGGCGCAGCTGTTCGGTTCGGTGATGGCGGTCATCGTCGGTCGCACCAATCTGCCTGGCCGCAAGTGGATCGGCGAGATCCTGATCTGGCCGCTGTTCGTCAGCAACCTCGTGATGGCCTTCGGTTGGTTCACGATGTACGGCCCGTCCGGCTACATCACCCTTGCGGTCAAGGCGGGGACCGGGCTTACCCCATGGAACCTCTACAGCCTGACCGGCATGAGCATCGTCGCTGGCCTCAGCCAGGCGCCGCTTGCCTATCTCATGTGCATCGGTGCCGTCACCAAGGCCGATGCGCAGCTCGAGGACGCTGCCCGTTCGGCAGGCGCCAGCCCAATGAAGGCGCTGCTCAACATCACCGTTCCGATGATGCGCCCGGCGATGGTCTACTCCGCAGTCCTGAATTTCGTCATCGGCATCGAGATGCTGGCGATCCCGCTCGTCTTCGGCGGCCCGAGCGGCATCCATACCGTGACGACCTTCCTCTACGACCAGGGCATCAACGCCGCCGTGCAATCCGACTACGGCATTGTCGGTGCGGGGGCCGTGATGCTGCTGGTCATCGTCGGCCTGCTCGTCTGGCTGCAGGGCCGCCTGATGAAGGACAGCGGCCGCTTCGTGACGGTGCGCGGCAAGGCCTCGCGCCCGTCGCTCGTCGATCTCGGGAAATGGCGCTGGGTCGCGTTCGCGGCGGTTGCCGCCTACGTGCTCTTCACCATCGTCGCCGTCTTTGCCGGCATCTTCATGCGGGCGAGCGTCAGTTTCCTCACGCCGCTGGTTCCGTTCTGGAAGCTGCTGACCCTTGCCAATTTCGAGCTGATCTTCAGCCAGCCCGGCTACATCAGGGCCATCCTCAATTCGGTGGTCATCTCGTTCCTCGGTGGCATCATCGGCACGGCCTGCGTGGTTCTGATCGCGCTCGTGGCGAAGCGCTCCGAGTACCGCTTCCGCCGTGCCCTGGAATATGTGGCCCTGTTCCCGCGCTCGTTGCCGGGCATCATTGCCGGTCTCGGCTTCTTCTATGCGGTGATCTGGGTTCCCGGCCTCGACATGATCCGCGGCACGATCTGGATCCTTATCGCTGCCTTCGTCGTGCGCTACATTCCGATCGGTTTCGGTGCGATCGCCCCGGCGCTGTCGCAGATCGGCGAGGAACTCGACCGGGCGTCCCGCATCTCCGGCGGCGACTGGTGGACGACCGTCACGCGCATCGTCCTGCCGCTCCTGAAGCCGGCGCTGTTTTCAAGCTTCGCGCTGCTCTTCATCCACTTCTTCAAGGAATACGTCACCGCGGTTTTCCTCTACCAGCCGGGATCCGAGATCATCGGTTCGACCATGCTCCAGCTCTACGCCCAGGGCGACAACGGACCCGTCTCCGCGCTGGCCACCATCCAAGTCATCATCACGGCCTTGTTCGTCTTCATGGCGCGCCGTCTACTGGGAGCCAAGATCTATGGCTGATCTCATCCTCGACGACCTTTCCATCAGCTACGGCTCCTACAAGGCCGTCAGCAACGTTTCGCTGACGATCCCGAAGGGAGAGTTCCTGACGCTGCTTGGACCTTCCGGTTGCGGAAAATCGACCACGCTGTTTGCGATCTCCGGGCTCAATCACGCAACCTCCGGCGCAATCCGAATGGGCGAGCGCGTGCTTTTCGACGGCAGAACCGGAACGGTGGTGCCGCCCGAGCAGCGCAACATCGGCCTCGTTTTCCAGAGCTACGCGCTGTGGCCGCACATGTCGGTCGCCCAGAACCTCGCTTATCCGCTGAAACTGCGCAAGATCGGGCGCGCCGAGCAGGACGAGCGGATCAAGGAAGCGCTCGAACTGGTCGAGATGGCGCGCTTTGCCGAGCGCTACCCGTTTGAGCTTTCCGGCGGACAACAGCAGCGCGTCGCGCTAGCGCGTGCCCTGGTCTACCGCCCCGGTCTCCTGCTTCTCGACGAACCGCTCTCCAACCTCGATGCCAAGCTGCGCGAGCGGGCGCGCGTCTGGCTGCGTGAGCTGCAGGAACGGCTTGGCGTCACGACCGTTTACGTCACGCACGACCAGGCCGAGGCGCTTGCCGTGTCCGACCGCATCGCGGTCATGGACACCGGCCGTATCCGGCAGCTCGGCACGCCGAAGGAGATCTATGAAACGCCGGCCGACGCTTTTGTCGCCGACTTCATCGGTTCGTCGAACTTCCTGAGCGGAACCGTGGTTGGCGGCAGCGGCGGGGCTGCCAGCGTCCGCCTGGATGAACAAACGGTCATCCGCGCCAATGCCGGTGCAGGCGGCACGGGCGAGGAGGTGGTCGTGGCAGTCCGTCCGGAACGTCTGCAGATCGTCGGCGGCGCCGGTGAGAACGTCGTGCAGGCGACGGTGCAGGGCGGCGCCTATCTCGGATCCGTCTATCAGTATGAGCTTGTCGGTGCCGGCAGCACCTTCCGCGTGCAGACGAGCCGCGAGATCGCCGACAGCCAGGTCTTTGTCTATGTGCCGCCGGAAGCTTCGACCCTGTTTTCCGCGCAATCCCGCCCGCAGGCCTGACGCATGAGGACGGATCAACCTATGACCAGGGAACCGAAACGCTTCGATGCGGATGCAAAGGGGCCGCTCCACGGCATTCGTGTCGTTGACCTGTCCCGCCTCGTTGCCGGAAACATGCTGTCGCTTCAGCTCGGCGATTTCGGCGCCGACGTGATCAAGGTCGAGCCGCCGGCCGGCGACCCCTTGCGCGACTGGCGCGACGGCGGAAGCTCGCTCTACTGGAAGACCTACGGTCGCAACAAGCGGTCGGTGATGCTCAACCTGCGCGAACCGGCGGCGATGGACGCGCTGTTCAAGCTGCTCGACACGGTCGATGTCTTCATCGAGAACTTTCGGCCGGGCACGCTCGAAGAGATGGGACTGGCGCCCGGAAAGCTTCTGGCGCGCAATCCCGATCTGATCATCGTGCGCATTTCCGGCTTTGGCCAGACCGGTCCCTACGCGGAGCTTCCCGGTTTCGGCACGCTGGTGGAAGCGATGAGCGGCTTTGCAGCGCGCACCGGATTTCCGGATCGCGAGCCGGTGTTGCCGCCGCTGGCGCTTGCCGACATGATCGCCGGCATCTACGGCGCGTCCGCCGTCAGCACGGCGCTTCTGGCCCGCGAGCGAGGCATTGCCCGCGGCCAGGTCATAGATCTTTCCCTGCTTGAGCCGATGTTCTCCGTGCTCGGGCCGGAGGCGGCGATCTACAAGACCACCGGCAAGATCAAGGAGCGTGTCGGCAGCGGTTCGAACACGACCTCGCCACGAAACGTCTATCGCTGCGCGGACGGCAAGTTCGTCGCCTTGTCCGGCTCGACCCAGGCCGTGGCGAAGCGGATCTTCGAGATCATCGGCCGGGCCGACATGATCGACGATCCGCGCTTTGCCACCAACACCGACCGGGTTTTCAACCGGCCGCTGGTCGACGAGGCGGTGGGGGCCTGGTTCGCGACGCGCGATCGTGATGACGCACTCGACGTGATGCGGGAGGCGGGAGCGACCGTCGGTCCCGTCTACAACATCGCCGATGCCTTTTCCGATCCGCACTTCGTCGAGCGCGAGGTTTTCACCGAGGTCGAGGATCGTGATTTCGGTTCTCTACCCATGCACAACATCCTGCCGCGGATGTCGGGAACGCCCGGCGTCTGGCGCAATCCGGCGCCGTCGCTTGGCGAAAACACGCGCGACGTGCTCGCGGAAGCCGGTCTGTCGACCGACGAGATCGATCTGATCATGGGAGGACGAACCGAATGAGGCTGCGCTCGCTCCTTTACGTCCCCGGCAGCTCGCCCCGGTTCCTTGAAAAGGCGCACGAACGCGGCGCCGATGCGATCATCGTCGATCTCGAAGACGCGGTCGCGCCGAGCGAAAAGGAATCCGCAAGGGCGGCGCTCGGCAAGAACCTGCCGATGGTGGGGCAGCGCGGCGCCATCGTCATCGTCCGGATCAACACCCATGACGAGGCCGCGATGCTCGCGGATGCGGCGGCAGCCTGCGAAGCCGGGGCCGACGCGCTCTACGTGCCGAAGGTGTCCTCGCCCGCGCTTCTGCACCGGCTCGACCGCCATCTGACGCCGATCGAAACCGCGAAGCAGCGCAGCCCGATGCGTTTCGTGCCGCTGATCGAGGACCCGATCGGGTTGCAGAATGTCGCGTCCATTGCGACGGGGCCGCGGGTCTTTGCACTTTCGGCCGGTGGCGAGGACCTCGCCACATCGATGGCGGCACAGCCGACGCCGGAGGTCCTGCGTCTGCCGAAGCTCCTGATCCATTATGCGGCGAAGGCGGCGGGGATCATGTCCTTCGGCTTGCTGCGCAGCACGGCCGACTATGCCGACAAGGTGGCACTGACCGCTGCCATCAGGGAGGCCAAGGACTTCGGCTTCGATGGCGCGACGTGCATCCACCCGAGCGTCGTTGCCCTGCTGAACGATGGCTTTTCACCGTCCGGGGCCGAGATCGACCGCGCCCGGCGCCTCATCGAGGCTGCAGATGCGGCCGCAGCGGACGGCGTCGGTGCCTTTGTCTTCGAGGGCAAGTTTGTCGACCTGCCGATCGTCACGCGCGCCCGCGCCTTGCTGACGCGCGCCTCACATTGACCGCACCCCCAGCGTGGGGAAGCCTATTGGAGAAAACAGTGTCAAATCCTTCCAGCGCCATGGGGGAGCGCCGCAAATGGCGCGTTCTCGTGACCCACAATTCGATCGCCGAGAGCGCGGTCGAATTGCTCAACGCGCATGACTGCGACGTCTTCTTCTCGCCGCCTTACGATGCCTCCGACATCGTCGCCGCGCGTGCGGCTGAACTCGGTATCGACGCGATCATGGTCCGCCAGGGCCAGATCAACGAGGCGGTGATCGCCGCCTCGCCGAAGCTGAAGGTCATCGTCAAGCATGGCGTCGGCGTCGACAATGTCGACATCCAGGCGGCGGCTGACCGGGGCGTGCCGGTATTGCGTTCCATGGGGTCGAACGCACGCGCGGTCGCCGAACACGCGATCGCCCTTTCGCTCGCCTTGCTCAAGGAGGTCGGCCCGCTGACGGCAGCGGTGAAGGACGGCCGCTGGCCGAAGCCGACCTTCATGGGGCGGGATATCATCGGCACGGTGATGGGGCTTGTCGGTTATGGCGCGATCGGACGCGAGACGGCTGCGATGGCCCGCGCGCTCGGCATGGACGTGATTGTCTACGATCCGCATGCGGCGGCGGGGCTCGCCGAGGCGAACATCGAAACCGTCAGCGACGTGGACGACCTCGTCCGCCGTGCCGATATCGTCAGCCTGCATTGCCCGCTGACGGCCGAGACGCGCCACCTGATCGACCCCCGTCGCCTTTCTTTGATGAAGCCGACGTCGTTCATCGTCAACACGGCGCGCGGCGGCCTCATCGACGAGGCAGCGCTTGCCATCGCCTTGCGTGACAAGCGCATCGCGGGTGCCGCCCTCGACAGCTTCGCCACCGAGCCGCCGGCTGACGACAATCCGTTGTGGGCGGCCCCCGACCTGCTCGCCACGCCGCATATCGGCGGCGTGACCAAGGGCTCGTCGAAGGCCATGGCGGAAATCGCCGCGCGGCACATCATCAGCGTGCTCGGCGGCGAAGCGCCCGACGCCTTCAGCCTAGCAACGCCGCAGAGCCTCGGCCTGCGCAAAGAGCCAGCCTAACCGTTCCGAGGAGAGAACAAGATATGCCGATCGGTTTCCGAGTGAAGAACGACATGGAACGTGTCGATCCCTCCTATATCGAGGCGTTCCGCGCCTTGCCTGTCGCCAACGTGTCCGACAGCATGTCCCGGCTGGTTGCCGGCGGCGACCGGTTGCGCCCGATGCATGGCGGCGGCGTGCTTTCCGGCCCGGCGCTCACGGTCAAGACCTGCCCCGGCGACAACCTGATGCTGCACAAGGCGATCGATATCGCCAGGCCGGGTGACGTCATCGTCGTCGATGCCGGCGGCGATACCACCAATGCGCTGATGGGCGAGTTGATGCTGGCCCATGCGGTAAAACGTGGGGTCGCGGGCTTCGTCCTCAACGGCGCGATCCGCGACGCCGAGGCCATTCGCGCCCAGGACCTGCCGCTTTACGCAATCGGCGTGACGCACCGGGGACCCTACCGCACCGGTCCCGGCGAAATCGGCTTCCAGATCTCGATCGCCGGTATGGTGATCAATCCGGGCGATCTCATTCTGGGAGATTTCGACGGCGTGGTGTGCATACCCAGAGCCGATACCGACACGGTTCTCAAGGCGACCCGCGCCAAGCACGAGGCCGAGGCCAAGCAGATGAATGCGACGGTGCTCGGCGAGATCGACCGGTCCTGGGTTGACCGCGAACTGGAAAGGCTGGGCTGCAGCTTCGTCGGCGAGGGCGCCTGAAACGCGTTTGCGAGCGCCTGAGATCGAAAGCGCCGATGCGGCCCGTTCGGCGTTGGCTCGCCCGGGGCGGGTTCGGCCGACATTCGGGGACATGCGCGACCATGATTGTGGCGGCGCCTGCGCAGGCGCCGCCGTTTGGCGAGGTGTTGCCGCTCGCCCGACCGGTGCTAGGGGGACGGTAGAACCGGTCGCATTCGAGATCAGAAGCGGAAATTCAGGCCCGTCTTGATCGCGTGATTGACCAGATTGTTCGAGCCCTTCACGCCACCGATCGTGGAGTCCACGCCGTTGAACCGGGTCTGGCTATACTCGACCTTGCCGGAGATGTTTTCGGTGAACCCCATCTCGGCGCCGGCGCCATAGGTCCAGCCGGTGTGCCAGCGATCGCCGGAGGTCACGGTGCCCTTGCCCTCGAAGCGCGCGGTGGTGACGCCGACAGTGCCGTAGAGCAAGATGTTGTCGAGTGCGTAGCCGGCCTTGGCCCGGGCGGTGCCGCTCCAGGTTTGCTGCAAGGCGCCGCCCTTGCCGACCTGATACTGCAGGCCGCCGGCGCGCGCCGCCTCGATCTCGCCGCCCACCACGAACTGGCCGATCTGCTGGTTGTAGCCGACCTGGACGCCGCCGTTGATCTTGTTCTTGCTGCCCTTCTGGTTCGAGGAGCCGGTGCCGATGTGGCCACCCGCGTAGGTCCCCGTCCAACGATCCACATTGGCAAAGTCGACGCCCGAATTGTTGAAATCAGCGGCCTGCGCCGTCGGAGCGGCTGCGGCAACGCTCAGAGCAAGCGCGGCCGTCTTGAAGTTGAGTGTCATCGATCGTTTCCTTTATTGTCGCGGACCGGTCCGGCCCGTTCAATGCGATCGGTTTGCCTCATCTGCTTGCAGGTTCCGCGCAGAGTTCATCCGGGTTTCATGGAGAGAGTACGCTTTGCGCGCCTCTGCTTCCGCAGTCGGTCGGCAAGGCGATTTCAAAGGTCATGCCGCCGAACTCGTTTCGCTTCGCGCTGGTCGAACCTCCATGGGCTTCGGCGATCGCACGAACGACCGAGAGGCCGAGGCCGCTGCCGCCGCTCGCACGGGATCGGGAATCGTCCGCGCGCCAGAACCGATCAAACGCGTGTTCGATGTCGAGATCGGACATGCCTGGCCCCGAATCCTGGCATTGGAAGATGGCTTCCGAACCTCTCATCCGCGCCACGATGGAGAGCCGGGTGCCCGGTGCATAGCGAGTGGCATTGTGCATGATTGCCAGCAGGGCCTGTCGAACCTTGGCGCGATCAAGCGTCATCGGCGCCCGGCTGAGGTCGAGCGATACAGGCATCCCCGCCTTGTCGAACTCGCCGAGCATCGCGGCGACGGCAGTCTCGACCTCCTCGCCCATGTCGCCCGGCTCCAGGCGGAGCTCCAGCCGCCCCACATTCGAGAGCGCCAGGATGCGAAGATCCTCGACGATGCTGGTCAGGTGATCGATCTGGCCGATCAAGCCATCGTAAAGTTTGGTGGTTGGCTCGAAGAGGCCGTCGCGCATTCCTTGCAGGCGGCCACGCAGCACCGTTAGCGGCGTTCGCAGTTCATGGGCGATGGCGTTGTTCTGGTACTGCAACTCCTTCTCCGCGCTCTCCAGCAGTTCGGCCATGCGATTGAAATGGTCGATCACGTCGTCGACCTCCCCCAGTCGTCGCGATCGAACCGGCACGCGGGTGGAGAAGTTTCCCATCGCAATCGCCTTTGCGGCATCGCGGATGAGCACCAGTGCGTTCACGATCCGGTGGCTGAGGCGACCGCCGATGATCGCAGCGATGATCAGGCTGACGGCGAGCACCGCGGCCATCACCAGGAGCTCGACCAGGGTCACCGGTTCGAGCACCGCGTCCGAGTGCATCAGGTAGAGGACGTACATGTAAATGAACGATCCCGATGTCAGTACCCCAATGGTGGCTGTCACCGCCAGAAACATGTGCTTCGTCAGAAGCCAGTTGAAGCCTCCGATCGGCCATTCCCTTTTCTTGGGATGGCTGCCCGGGACTGGGCCGACGGCAAGGTCTGTCGTTTGGGGATCGCTCATGGTGGTTCTCGAAGTTTCGCTGCAATCAGCGGTGCAACCGGCAGGCACAGGATTCGTTGAGGCCGTGTGTGGGTTGCGTGGAGAGGGCGCCGAAATCGGAGGAGCAATCGTTGGAGGATCCATGCCATTCCTGCGCAGCCACGGCCGGCTGGATCGGTTTGCGGTGCTTTGCAAAGAATCTGTCGGGTAACCGCAAAGGTTGCGGGTGCGCCTTCCCGAAGCGCGCGAAGGTAGGTTCGTCGGGGCGTGTGGCGGGTGGCCTGCAGGGCAGGGAGCCCATCCGCAACCAGGTAGCATCGGCCATTGCAGACCCTTGCAAAGATTCTTGCACTGCTATTATTGACGGCATGGAAAATTGCAGGAACGATGGATCCTGCAAATGAACTTGCGGGGGCGTCATGACGATACTCGATCGCATTAAGACGCATTCCAGGCGGCTTACCGATGCGGATCAAAAGCTGATCACGACCATGCTGGAAAACCGGGCGGAGGCCGCGTTCCTGTCGGGCCCGCAGATTTCCCAGCGCGCTTCCGTTCATGAGGCCACCGCCACGCGGCTGGCGCAGAAGCTCGGCTACAAGGGCTTTCCGGACCTCCGCGCCCAGTTGCAGCGCGAGGTGCTGGACGACCAAGACGCGGCCAACCGCATGCGCCGCTCGGTCTCGAAGGTCGAGCATGGCGACTACCTGACCGATCTGATCGCAGCCGAGATCAGCGCGCTCGAAACGCTCGCCCGCTCGGTCGAGCAGGCGGATATCGACAGGGCCGCGGACATGATCTTTTCGGCGCGCCGCGTCTTCATCTTCGGGCAGGGGCACGCGCAATCGGTCGCCGGTTTCCTGCAGCGTCGCCTCGACCGCTTCGGCATGACCACGATCCAGCTGACGGGCCGCGGCCGGGACATCGCCGAGCGCCTGGTAGGCATGGAGGCGGGGGACCTCGTGGTGGCGCTTGCCTTTCGCAAGCAGCCGCAAAGCTACGGTCCGCTGGTGCGGCACGCGACGCGGGTCGGTGCGCAATCGATCCTCGTTTCCGATCTGGTCGGGCCGCTGATGGAGCCCGCAGCCGATCTGATGCTCGCAGCGCCGAGGGGGCGCTCGGGCAGCGAATTTCAGACACCGACGATCCCGTTTGCGATCGTCAACGCCATCGTGCTCACGATCGCCGGCCGCCATCAGGGGCAGGTGATCGGCAGGCTGGAGAAGCTGTCGGAGTTGTTCAACGACTTCGACTAGAGCGCTGCGCGTTCATACGCACGAAGGACGCTAATGCTTTGATTCTAGTGCATCTTTACGCCAGAAGGTGATCCCACTTGAAGGCAGGATGCTCTAGCGGGGAAATACAAAGGGAGGAGAACGAAATGCTGAAGAAACTGACCAGTGCCGCGCTTGCCGCATGTTTCGCATTGCCATCCTTGGCGATGGCGTCCGATCTCGACGGCCTGACGCCGCAGCAATTGCTGCCGCTCGCACAGAAGGAGGGGAGCGTCACCGTCTTCTCGCTGTCGAGCCGCATCGCCAAGATCGAAAAGGCCTTCGAGGAAGCCTATCCGGGCATCGACCTCATCGGCCTCGACATGAGCTCGACCAAGCAGATCGCCCGCATCGAGGCGGAACAGCAGGCCGGCGTGCATGCGGTCGACGTGCTCTATATCGCCGATACGCCTGTCGTGTTCACCAAGCTTCTGGAGGGAAAGCGGATCGTGAACTACGTGCCGCCGCGGGTCGCGAACGAACTGGAGGACCGCTACAAGGCGCCGCTTTTGACGCAGCGCCTCTCGACCAAGGTGCTGATGTACAACGAGAAGGCCTTTCCTGACGGTT comes from Ensifer sp. PDNC004 and encodes:
- a CDS encoding iron ABC transporter permease — translated: MTELAAGSPAHAGRDRSTAIFWTVSILTTILVIGPIAPIILQAFLDQPLYKPDAALTAGNFVRLFTEAGMGKIVLNTLFFAVVTMVVAQLFGSVMAVIVGRTNLPGRKWIGEILIWPLFVSNLVMAFGWFTMYGPSGYITLAVKAGTGLTPWNLYSLTGMSIVAGLSQAPLAYLMCIGAVTKADAQLEDAARSAGASPMKALLNITVPMMRPAMVYSAVLNFVIGIEMLAIPLVFGGPSGIHTVTTFLYDQGINAAVQSDYGIVGAGAVMLLVIVGLLVWLQGRLMKDSGRFVTVRGKASRPSLVDLGKWRWVAFAAVAAYVLFTIVAVFAGIFMRASVSFLTPLVPFWKLLTLANFELIFSQPGYIRAILNSVVISFLGGIIGTACVVLIALVAKRSEYRFRRALEYVALFPRSLPGIIAGLGFFYAVIWVPGLDMIRGTIWILIAAFVVRYIPIGFGAIAPALSQIGEELDRASRISGGDWWTTVTRIVLPLLKPALFSSFALLFIHFFKEYVTAVFLYQPGSEIIGSTMLQLYAQGDNGPVSALATIQVIITALFVFMARRLLGAKIYG
- a CDS encoding ABC transporter ATP-binding protein, giving the protein MADLILDDLSISYGSYKAVSNVSLTIPKGEFLTLLGPSGCGKSTTLFAISGLNHATSGAIRMGERVLFDGRTGTVVPPEQRNIGLVFQSYALWPHMSVAQNLAYPLKLRKIGRAEQDERIKEALELVEMARFAERYPFELSGGQQQRVALARALVYRPGLLLLDEPLSNLDAKLRERARVWLRELQERLGVTTVYVTHDQAEALAVSDRIAVMDTGRIRQLGTPKEIYETPADAFVADFIGSSNFLSGTVVGGSGGAASVRLDEQTVIRANAGAGGTGEEVVVAVRPERLQIVGGAGENVVQATVQGGAYLGSVYQYELVGAGSTFRVQTSREIADSQVFVYVPPEASTLFSAQSRPQA
- a CDS encoding CaiB/BaiF CoA-transferase family protein, translated to MTREPKRFDADAKGPLHGIRVVDLSRLVAGNMLSLQLGDFGADVIKVEPPAGDPLRDWRDGGSSLYWKTYGRNKRSVMLNLREPAAMDALFKLLDTVDVFIENFRPGTLEEMGLAPGKLLARNPDLIIVRISGFGQTGPYAELPGFGTLVEAMSGFAARTGFPDREPVLPPLALADMIAGIYGASAVSTALLARERGIARGQVIDLSLLEPMFSVLGPEAAIYKTTGKIKERVGSGSNTTSPRNVYRCADGKFVALSGSTQAVAKRIFEIIGRADMIDDPRFATNTDRVFNRPLVDEAVGAWFATRDRDDALDVMREAGATVGPVYNIADAFSDPHFVEREVFTEVEDRDFGSLPMHNILPRMSGTPGVWRNPAPSLGENTRDVLAEAGLSTDEIDLIMGGRTE
- a CDS encoding CoA ester lyase produces the protein MRLRSLLYVPGSSPRFLEKAHERGADAIIVDLEDAVAPSEKESARAALGKNLPMVGQRGAIVIVRINTHDEAAMLADAAAACEAGADALYVPKVSSPALLHRLDRHLTPIETAKQRSPMRFVPLIEDPIGLQNVASIATGPRVFALSAGGEDLATSMAAQPTPEVLRLPKLLIHYAAKAAGIMSFGLLRSTADYADKVALTAAIREAKDFGFDGATCIHPSVVALLNDGFSPSGAEIDRARRLIEAADAAAADGVGAFVFEGKFVDLPIVTRARALLTRASH
- a CDS encoding hydroxyacid dehydrogenase, whose product is MSNPSSAMGERRKWRVLVTHNSIAESAVELLNAHDCDVFFSPPYDASDIVAARAAELGIDAIMVRQGQINEAVIAASPKLKVIVKHGVGVDNVDIQAAADRGVPVLRSMGSNARAVAEHAIALSLALLKEVGPLTAAVKDGRWPKPTFMGRDIIGTVMGLVGYGAIGRETAAMARALGMDVIVYDPHAAAGLAEANIETVSDVDDLVRRADIVSLHCPLTAETRHLIDPRRLSLMKPTSFIVNTARGGLIDEAALAIALRDKRIAGAALDSFATEPPADDNPLWAAPDLLATPHIGGVTKGSSKAMAEIAARHIISVLGGEAPDAFSLATPQSLGLRKEPA
- a CDS encoding RraA family protein; the encoded protein is MPIGFRVKNDMERVDPSYIEAFRALPVANVSDSMSRLVAGGDRLRPMHGGGVLSGPALTVKTCPGDNLMLHKAIDIARPGDVIVVDAGGDTTNALMGELMLAHAVKRGVAGFVLNGAIRDAEAIRAQDLPLYAIGVTHRGPYRTGPGEIGFQISIAGMVINPGDLILGDFDGVVCIPRADTDTVLKATRAKHEAEAKQMNATVLGEIDRSWVDRELERLGCSFVGEGA
- a CDS encoding outer membrane protein, with translation MTLNFKTAALALSVAAAAPTAQAADFNNSGVDFANVDRWTGTYAGGHIGTGSSNQKGSKNKINGGVQVGYNQQIGQFVVGGEIEAARAGGLQYQVGKGGALQQTWSGTARAKAGYALDNILLYGTVGVTTARFEGKGTVTSGDRWHTGWTYGAGAEMGFTENISGKVEYSQTRFNGVDSTIGGVKGSNNLVNHAIKTGLNFRF
- a CDS encoding ATP-binding protein; the protein is MSDPQTTDLAVGPVPGSHPKKREWPIGGFNWLLTKHMFLAVTATIGVLTSGSFIYMYVLYLMHSDAVLEPVTLVELLVMAAVLAVSLIIAAIIGGRLSHRIVNALVLIRDAAKAIAMGNFSTRVPVRSRRLGEVDDVIDHFNRMAELLESAEKELQYQNNAIAHELRTPLTVLRGRLQGMRDGLFEPTTKLYDGLIGQIDHLTSIVEDLRILALSNVGRLELRLEPGDMGEEVETAVAAMLGEFDKAGMPVSLDLSRAPMTLDRAKVRQALLAIMHNATRYAPGTRLSIVARMRGSEAIFQCQDSGPGMSDLDIEHAFDRFWRADDSRSRASGGSGLGLSVVRAIAEAHGGSTSAKRNEFGGMTFEIALPTDCGSRGAQSVLSP
- a CDS encoding MurR/RpiR family transcriptional regulator, with product MTILDRIKTHSRRLTDADQKLITTMLENRAEAAFLSGPQISQRASVHEATATRLAQKLGYKGFPDLRAQLQREVLDDQDAANRMRRSVSKVEHGDYLTDLIAAEISALETLARSVEQADIDRAADMIFSARRVFIFGQGHAQSVAGFLQRRLDRFGMTTIQLTGRGRDIAERLVGMEAGDLVVALAFRKQPQSYGPLVRHATRVGAQSILVSDLVGPLMEPAADLMLAAPRGRSGSEFQTPTIPFAIVNAIVLTIAGRHQGQVIGRLEKLSELFNDFD